AGAGCAGGGCGGTTATGCAAAATGAAATTGCCTTGGAAATGTTGGTTCCATTTATTGAAAATGTCGCTTCAACAATGTCGTTTGCTGTTTCCGCGATTTTGTTTTACTTCAGTGCTTTTTATGTTCTGAAATGGGCAAAACGTCTTGTCGAGACTGATCTTCTCAAGGTAGACGGTCAAGGCTGGAGCGAACGCGAAGACGACATAACCTTTCTCAATTCAGAAAGCTATCAGGATCATCAGGAATAGGAGATAGATTAATGATTCGTGAGATTATCGTATTGGCTATGTTTGCATTGGTTTTGAATCTCTGTTTTTTAACGTGGATTTATTACATGAGAACAAAGGCAGAATTCAGGGAATTGCGGGCGGTCCGTTTAATGCTGGCTCCTGAGGTTGTTGAACTGCTTACCGGGCGTTCTGCAGGAAAAAATATGCGTGGAGAATCAGTCCAGGTCGATAAGGGGCAGAAGGAAGCGTTTTCTTTTGGTGACGAAATCGAATTTTGAAAGGAGTAGGGGTGGGAATCGCAGATCTTTTACAGTCCGTTGGTATCGCTGCCGCTTGGTCGGTGGGGGTCTTGATATTGGCAGATATCGTGTTTGTGATACTCACCATGTACATCGCCTTTAGGATTATAAAATATGCTCTGTCGTGGTTTACAGATGGCAGTAATGGTTTGAATCTGATCGGTATGTTGATTGCCTGGAGGGTTCCGGGGGCAAGGTGGGCAATCGCTTCAATGATGGGGACAAATACAGCGGCGAATTCCTCACGACAATACAAGCGAAAACGAAATTATAAAAGGCGGTCAAATTATTCGAGATAAATTCTCAAAAAATATGTGTGGAGAATTGAGGGCTGACGATCAGTAAAAAGACGTCAGCCTGTTTTGTTTAAAGAGGTGAAAAAATGGAAATCGCGACTGATGCCTTTACACTTGCCACTCTATTGATTTTTGCGGGGTTCATCATGTCAGCGGCGATTCATTTTATAACTTTTACGATTTCGGGCTGGAAACATTTTTTTCTCGGTAACTGAAAAGAGGTGATTTTCTTGAACGGATTTCTTGAAAAGCTGGATTCATGTAAAAAAGCAATTTTGGTCGTTCCTGCCATGTTGCTTGCGTTGTCGTTGGGTTCGTCTGCTCAGGCTCAGGGGTTGACGATCACTGATGTAACAACGGCAGTTGACGTTCCCGGTCTGATCCAAACCGGGGCGGGGGAGCTGGCTGCTATCGTGGCTGTTGCTCTTGTTGCCACAATCGCATTCATGATTGTGAAGTATGCAATGCGGTGGTTCCGCGGCGTTGCATAAAGTGTGCTTGAGGTTTCTGTCTCCTTGGTGAAAAGGGGCGGGGGGGATGTCGGGGGGTCTTTCCGAATTTCTTCCTGCCCTTTTTTTTCGTACAAAGCAAAATGGAATTTTCTTATGTACTCAGAGTTTTCAGATTATGAATCAGCGGTTTTGCTTTTGCTTGTGACTATCGCGATCACAACGGGCTTGAATGTGGGGCAAACGATGTGGGATCTCATTCGTAGGGCTGCAAGGGAACGTAATTTTTGGCTGATGGTGGTTTCATTGTCCTTATTCGTTATGCCTTCTGAATCTTATTCTCAATGTCTGAGAGATGATATTGTTGATCTACAGGTTCAGTCGTTTGGTTCTGGGGTTGTGAGTGCTGATTATGGTATTCAAGTTGCGTATACTTTTGAAAATATATATGGCCAACTTGAGACAGAATACAGTTGGTCAAAGTGCACTCTGAGTGGTTGTTCTTATGCCAGTATAGGCCAGTTGTGTTCTATTTCAGGTCCGGGGTTGCCGGAAATGTGGTGGGCCGTTCAAGGCTATCCAAGCACGAATCTTGCTTTGAATTATGGCTATGGTAGTGTGGCAAATGGTCAGATAGGGTCGGCTGCTTATCAATGCGACTGCAACGGAAATCCTTCCGGCTGTCCTCCCGGTCATACATGGAGTGGTACGAGCTGTGATCCCGATGGCCCATTGCCGCCATGCGGGCCGGGATATACGCGTGATGAATTAGGTTTTTGTGTCCCCGATCCGAACAATCCTCCTGATCCATGTGGGGAAGGGTACGTACGCGATGAGTACGGGGTGTGTAATCCCGATCCGGAAAACCCGCCTGATCCGTGCCCAACGGGGCAGACTCGCGACGAATATGGGAACTGTGTAACAGAACCTTGTCCTCCCGGTCATACGGCAGATGAATACGGGAATTGTATCGAAGATCCTTGCCCGGCAGGTCAGAGCCGTGACGAAAACGGGAACTGTGTTGACGATCCTTGTCCCGCTGGTCAAAGCCGTAATGATCAGGGCGAGTGTGTAGACGATCCCTGTCCTGAAGGTCAACAGCGAGACGATGAGGGGCAGTGTGTGCCGATACCTTGTCCGAACGAAGGGGAAGTGAGAGACATTGACGGCAATTGTGTTGTTCCGTGTGCGAGAGATGAGATTAGAGGGCCAGACGGAAACTGTGTGCCGGGCGAATGTCAAGAGGGCTATCATCGCGACGAATCCGGACAGTGTGTGCCTGGCTGCCCAGAGGGGATGACGGAAGATGAAAACGGGGTTTGTCAGTGTCCGGAAGGGCAAATTTATGATGAAGAATTCGGCGGTTGCATACCGACACCCTGTGATGATGCGGACGGGGATGGTTGCTGTGATGAGATCGATCCCGATCCCGCAAACTCAGAGTGTGGATGTACTCGTACTGAGACGGATACGTGTGGTGAGTGTAAAGAGTGTGAGAAAACAATGGACGATGTGTTGAATGATTACATCGATTTGTTTGAGCAATTCGGCGTAGATATCACTCCGTTTCAATCTGGCTCTGATCAAGCACTGAGTTGGATCATTCCTTTGCCGACTGTGGGCGGTTACTTCAGTTCTGGTCAGACTGTGACCATTTATAGCGATGAAAGGTCGATGGATGCGGGGCCATTGAAAACGGCTCTGGGTACGGCTCGTGCTGCCTTTCGGAATATTCTTTTAGTGGTACTGATTCTGATATCAGTACGGTCAATTATGCGTGTCTTTTTAGGATGAAAGAAAATGCAATCATTGTTTGAATATGCGTTTGGGTTTGGGGAGTGGTTTGACAAATTGATCAACTCGCTCTTGTGCTGGTTCAGTTCTGCTTATTGTTGGTTTTTCACTGTGATGACGGATTGGATTTATTCTTCTGTGGCTTATGTGATGCCGACAGAGCCGGGTTGGTACTCCGTCGATATATCAACATTCATTCCTTATTTTCAAGCCTGCAACGCATGGGTTCCATTAACAGAGGGGATGTTAGCGATTGCGTTCTGGGCTTCGGTCAAGATTCCGTTTAGTTCATTGAAATATGTGGTTGCGTTTTTTGTTGCTAAGTAGAAAAGGAGATTGCCAAGGATGGCTTATCGAGACCAGTTGATTGTTACGGCCGCTCCGTCTGGAACGGGCAAAACGTACGTTCGTGGTGTGCTCTACATCATGAAGATTTTTCTCCCCGATGAAGAGGGGGTTTTGTATTCGAATTACCCGCATGATTTGGATGCGATCAAAGAATACTTTGACGGCAAGATTGAGCCTGAGGAAATCGATAGACGGTTGCAACGTTTCCCGGCTGAAGTCCTCGACGAATGGCGGGCGGGTGTGTCGGGTCCGTGGGAATATTTCAGCGGTAAGGATCTCAAAGGGGCTCACATCGCCATTGATGAGATTCATAACTATGCGAGTCAAGAGCGTCATTCGAAAGAACACATTGACCAGTGGAAAAAATGGTTGGGTGAAATACGAAAGCGTGGTGCGACTGTTGAACTCTTGACACAAGCTCAGTCAAAGATTCCCAAAGTGCTACTCGATGAATCAGCGTATCTGATTCGCCTGGTTGATTCTCAGAGTCGGCCTGATCCGTTCTTTAAAATTGAACTGGCTGACTGGTACGAAATGTGTGCTGCGTATACGGGAATCTATCCGGCTGCTGTTTGGGAGATTAAAGAGCATCGGCACGGTAAGACGTTCAAGGAGGAATCCAAACGAAAGTGGAGGCGGGACTCTTATTACTACCGCTTTTACAATTCATATAACGATACAGAAGATGGGGAAGCCGGCACCGGTGAGCCGCCTCCGAAGATGTATCAGAAGCTTTCGTTTCTTCGCCTTCATTGGTGGTTCCTGAAGAAAAATTTTGTGACCATCTTTCCGCGAACGATTGGATTTGCCCTCGTTGCCTGGCTCGCTTTGGGTGGATTCGTGACTGTGATGCATTACATGATGGATCGCATGATGGCTACGGCAAAAGGTGTTGCTGTTGAAAAGTCAGAGAGTCAATCTGGTGCAAATGGTCTTGTTCCCGATGATGAAAATCTGGGTGAATGGGTCACCATCAAGCAGCGTAAGGAAGCGGCAGAAGAGTTAGAACGTGAGCGTGCTCGTGCTGCTGAGTTGGAAGCGTTCCGGAACGAAATGAATCAAAATGTTGCTGAAGTGAAACGGCGTGGTGATCGTATCGGGATGCTGTTTTCAGATTACGCCGTTACCGAAAACGGGCGGATGGTTCGACGTGGTGACGACCTCTATACCTATTTTGGATTGAAAATCATCAAGGAAATTAAAAAGGATGAAGGAAACGTATATTTCACGGATGGCTCTTTTACTCATATTGGTTACGGTACTCGTCGGTTGTCGGACAAGATCGAATCAATCACAAATCCAACCGTTCAAAAAGCATTTGACGGAATTGGTCCAAGAGGTCAAGAAACAAGAAAGCGAAGTCGCTTCACAAATGAAGAAAAGCGACTTATTAAGCTTCAAGGCAGTCGACCAACCTCTTTATTCACTCCTATTGGAGATGTCAAGAAAATCCAGGAAAACCATCGTCGCCGATCAAACGTTGATGCAGCGAGGCGTGACACTGGAAGTAATTGAACAGGATCTGACATCTGTTTTGTCAATGGTGGCTCGTCATTTGGGTGTAGATGTGGCTCGCAACGGTGATATGTATTTCATCGGCGAATTGAAACCGGAAGATCTGGGTGTGATGGTACGGCGTGTACGACGGCTCGATCAGGAAGCATTACAGCGAAGCTTGGAAGCGGTTTTAACTCAGAATGGGAAAGTTCATACTCTTAGTGATGGTATTGTTATTGCGTCGGACTCTGTGGAGGTGCTTCAGAAAGTCGATACGGTTATCGATGCGATTCATAATAGTGCGGCGGTAAGCTGGTCGGTCCAATTGTATGTGGTCTCAATGACTGATAAAGATTCCAGAGATCTCGGTTTTGATTTGAGTCCGGCCGCTGAGGTCAGTTACAGCCTGGCTGCTTTGACCAGTGGGAATATGGTTGAACTCGGGAAGATCGAAGCAAAGTTTGATGCGGTCATGCGTGCCTCTGATTCACGATCGACGTTAAAGACGATGGCAGAGCCGATGTTTATGCTTGCTGATGGTGAAATGGGAACGTTTCATCGTGGTGACTCTGTACCTGTCCCTAAACGCTCTGTGAGCGATCAGGGTGTTGTTTCTACGACAGGCTACGAATTGATCGAATCGGGTGTCTCTGTTGATGTGCTGGTACGTGAGGTAACAGATAGCGTTGTACGTCTTGAAGTGGATCTAAAACTTGATGAAATTGTTGAGTTGTTAAACGATGAAGCACCATTCTTGAGCGGTGAAACTTACAGGTGCAAATCGTTGCTTCGTTCTGGTCGTGTTGCGTTGATTGGATCACTCGAAAGAGGGCGTTCAAAAGGTGTTGCTTCCAAGTTTCTAAAATGGGGTTCATCCGACGAACGAGAGAAGTCGATTGTGCAAGTATGGGCGCGTGCTTACCGTGTTGATTTGACGGCTTTGGCGAACGATGAAGCGAGCGGGCCGAGCGAGCTGAAGAGTGAGCCGTTCCGCGTTGATTTTGATATTTGATTTTGGTTCTGTTGGTGTAATTTGTAATGTATTTTGTCAAAGAAAAAAGGATTGGACTTGCAAGGAAGTGATGAACAAGCTACTTTGAAACGCTAATAGAGTTATGTAGTATGTATAGACGTTTTTTGATCATGAACTTAACATAACGGACATTATCGGACGTTCGTGGTGGGGTGCATTATTGGGGATGGCTGTGTTGCCTGTCGTCTAGTGGCCGGGATTTTGTGATTGAAATTCCCGTTCGTAAAGCGTCCTCTGCTCCCTTGCGGAAGGGCCTCTGAGCGGCACATTGATTGTGTTCTGCTGCTGCACTTCAACGCGCTCTGCGTGAGCCCTCATTGCCACTGTGATTCGATGCTGTAGATCGTGCTGACCATGCAGAATCTGGTGACGAAAAATGGTTGTTTCAGGCGTGCGTTTCCGTGCCCCGATTCGCACCTTTTGACCGGTTCTCTGCAGTGCTGTTTCTGCGTCCCATTCCCCTGTGATTCTGGCCGCTTTCAGAGCTCTGCAAGTCGTCGAATCGTTCCATTGGAAATCGGCTTCCCGAAGTACACAATCACGGACCTGCACGCGCAGAATCGCGTCTCTGGCGGCCTCAAATTGGAATTGTGAAATACGTATCGCACTTCTCATATTGAACTCACTGGCGGGCCTCTGAGAGACCGGTTTTCTTTTGTCCCGAACCAAAGACCGTTTTTCATCCTCGCGGATCGATTAATAGAATCAGGACGCAGTCCTCGGTTGAGATTTTGACCGGGAATCGTCTGTTCTTAGAGCATAGCATCCAAATGTGGTTTAGACGTGCAGAGACTGACAGAACTTTGTCCCACTGCTGTTGGCATGGCATGAGCCCGGCTTACCGTCAGAGTCGTAGTAATCCTGCCGTCCGGAATATGTTTCGCCAGTTAGCGTTTCTTAATTCGAATTGGTCTTTGCAAATGAGGAGAAACCGGGGCTAACGCCCTTCGGCTAATAAGTCTTTCTGGCTGGCAAGTACCCAAAAACTAGATCAGCCGCACGACGTTAGCCGCGGTTAAAACCGACCTGGGTTAGATTGAGGTCCTGGTAATCACGTTCAAAACTAATAAATAAACACTGCCTATCCACAAAAAACGCCCGTTGGATCCTTTCTGGAATTCCAACGGGCGTTTGTGTTTTGAATAAGTTCTTGAAGCCGGTTTGTTTTATTCGGCTTCGACTCCTTCTACAGACTCATGGAACATGCCGATTTTGCGGAACTTTTCGTAGCGCTCGTCGACGAGTTGATCGAGTGGCGTGTTTGTCAGCTGCTTCAGGTTGGCGGAGAGCGATGCTTTCAATGCGGCCGCCATCTGTCGGTGATCGCGGTGGGCGCCGCCCAGTGGTTCAGGGATGACTTCGTCGATGATTCCCAGGTTGAGCAGATTCTGGCTGGTGAATTTCAATGCGTTAGCCGCTTCGTTTGCGAATTTGACATCCTTCCACAAGATGCCAGCACAACCCTCCGGAGTGATCACGGAATAATAAGCATACTGCAGGACGGAAATGTGGTCACCGATGCCGATTCCGATGGCACCGCCCGATCCTCCTTCGCCAATCACGACACAGATGATGGGGGTTTTCAGCAGCGACATTTCCCTGAGGTTGATCGCAATGTTGTAAGAGATCCCTTGTTCTTCCGCTTTGATGCCCGGATACGCGCCCGGGGTGTCGATCAGGCAGATGATGGGGATGCCGAACTTTTCGGCCATCTTCATTTTGGAGAGCGCTTTGCGGTAGCCTTCCGGGTGGGCACAGCCGTAAAAGCATTCGGTGCGTTCTTTGAGCGTGCGTCCTTTCTGCTGGCCGACGAACATGACTTTCTGGCCGTCGAGTTTGGCAAAGCCGGTCAGGATGGCCCGGTCGTCACCGATGGCCCGGTCGCCGTGCAGTTCTACGAATTCATCAAAGACCAGTTCGAGGTAATCCAGGGTCTGTGGTCGTTCCGCGTGCCGGGCGACTTTTACCGTGTCCCAGGCATCCAGGTTTTCAAAGATCTCACGTTTCATGCGTGTGATTTCCAGACGCATGTTACGAATCGCATCTTTGGTGTTGGGAGTCGGGTTGGGTTCCTGCTCGATTTTTTTGAGCTGTTCTTCCAGTTCGTAAATCGGACGCTCGAACGGAAGCTGATTAATGACTGACATAATATGTGAGACCACGTTTAAAAAATGAGGGTGATTATGTAACGCTGCGGAGCATTTTCGGATATGCCGGCAATTAATGCAAGATTTTATCTACTTAGATCACATCCGGCAATTCATCCATGAAGGGCAGATCGTCGTCGTTTTTCTCTTGTTTCTTGCTGTCGTCGCTCTGTTGAGCCGCCGGCTGCTGTGGTGCAGGCGGTTGTTCAGGCTTTGGTGGTGCCTGTGACTGGGGAGCAGCCGCCGGTGGTGGTTGTGGGGGCGGCGCAGCGGGTTGACCAGGCTGTGGCTGTCCCGGTTGGGGCTGAGGGGGTTGCTGCTGCTGTGGCGGCGGTTGCTGGGGTTGTTGCTGTGGTGGATAGGGTTGCTGTGGATAACCCTGTGGCGGGTACCCTTGTGGCGGCATGGGTTGCCCCTGATACTGCGGCGGATACATCATCGGCTGCCCCGGCATGGGTTGTCCTGGCGGCATCGGCTGCGGTGGGTACATCGGCTGCTGGTATTGCGGCGGGTATCCACCGGGCATGGGTTGAGGCGGCTGTTGCTGTTGTGGTGCTGGTTGGGGCTTCTTTTCTTTTGGTGGCTCCGGTGTGGGCTTCTTCTTCGTATTTGCTTTTCGCTGGGCAATCAGTTCCGCGGCCAGTTTCGGGTCATCTTTCACCAGCTGTGACAAGCGGGCGTCCGCGCGACTGTCGAGTCGTTTTTCCTGCATCGACTCTTTTTCTTCCTGGTCTGCTTTGGCTTTGTTCTGCGCGATAATTTCCGAAATTTCCGCTTTGAACATTTTGACGTTTCTGAGCGAAGAGACGACTTCTTCCATCGACTGGAACCGATCTTCCGGTTTCTTAGCCAGCATCTTCAGCACGAACTCATCAAATTCCGGTGCGACATTCGGATTAATACTGGAAGGAGCAACAGGGCGTTCTCCAATGTGTTTCAGCAAAACTTCCTTGGGGTTTTCGCCGTGGAAGGGAGTTTTTCCCGTGAGGACTTCGAAAATCGTAATCCCCAGACTATAGACGTCGGCACCGGGACCGAGGGGGAGTTTTTTGATGGTTTCGGGAGCGATATAGGAGCGTGTTCCCTGGACGGTCTTGGGTTTCCCGAAGAGCTTGCCGAGCCCTTTGGCGACCGGCACGGCGAGGCCGAAGTCGATGACTTTGACTTCGGAACTTTTGCTGATCAGAATATTTTCCGGTTTGATATCCTTATGGACCCAGCCTTTTTCGTGCATGTGTCCCAGTGCCATGGCCGTGGATTCGATCAGCTTGCGCAAACGGGACTGGACACTAAGCCGATCGGATGAGAGTTGCGAGCGGAGGTTGGGAGCGCGGAAGTAATCCATCAGCAGGTAAACGTGCTGTTTGGATTTCACAAATTTATGCAGGTAGATCAGGTTCGGGTGATCCAGAGCCCCTGCCACCTTGGCTTCCAGTTTCATGGTGGCGACAATTTCCGGGTTCTTCATGGGTTCCGGTAAAAGCCGTTTCATAACGAAACTGGTGGTGGCCCCCTCTTCTTTCACCTCCCAGATCTGAGTGGTGGTGCCATCGGCGATGAGGTTGATGAGTTTGTACTCATCAACCATGCTATCATCTTCTGTCGTTTCTGTTGTTTTTGCTTCAGCCACCGCGCAACCTCTTACTTTTTAAGTGATCCAACATGGAATCGCCGGAACTCATCGTAAGTGAATACAATGATCTGTTTTTCTGGGTTCTTGTTCGAACCTGAAGTGAACGTTGCGAATGAATTGCATCAGGCAGGGATGCTCTCTTCGCATCATATAGTGTAACGAGATTGCCGACTTAACGAAACAATGGATTCTAAAAGCTGACCTTTTTTTCAGGTGCTTTTGCTGCGGGGCGTCCGGGTGTTGTTCCCGGGGAAGTCTCTGTTTTGCCAATCTTCTGGGTGGGTTGAACCTGTGTGCCATCTGGCAGAGGCTGTGATGTACTGACGATGATTTCATCATCCTTGCTGAAGGGCGCAGACACAAACAGGCGTTCCGGGCCGATCTGTCCCAAAATCTGGGGTT
This genomic interval from Gimesia alba contains the following:
- a CDS encoding type II and III secretion system protein; the protein is MRASDSRSTLKTMAEPMFMLADGEMGTFHRGDSVPVPKRSVSDQGVVSTTGYELIESGVSVDVLVREVTDSVVRLEVDLKLDEIVELLNDEAPFLSGETYRCKSLLRSGRVALIGSLERGRSKGVASKFLKWGSSDEREKSIVQVWARAYRVDLTALANDEASGPSELKSEPFRVDFDI
- a CDS encoding acetyl-CoA carboxylase carboxyltransferase subunit alpha codes for the protein MSVINQLPFERPIYELEEQLKKIEQEPNPTPNTKDAIRNMRLEITRMKREIFENLDAWDTVKVARHAERPQTLDYLELVFDEFVELHGDRAIGDDRAILTGFAKLDGQKVMFVGQQKGRTLKERTECFYGCAHPEGYRKALSKMKMAEKFGIPIICLIDTPGAYPGIKAEEQGISYNIAINLREMSLLKTPIICVVIGEGGSGGAIGIGIGDHISVLQYAYYSVITPEGCAGILWKDVKFANEAANALKFTSQNLLNLGIIDEVIPEPLGGAHRDHRQMAAALKASLSANLKQLTNTPLDQLVDERYEKFRKIGMFHESVEGVEAE
- a CDS encoding P-loop NTPase family protein, which translates into the protein MAYRDQLIVTAAPSGTGKTYVRGVLYIMKIFLPDEEGVLYSNYPHDLDAIKEYFDGKIEPEEIDRRLQRFPAEVLDEWRAGVSGPWEYFSGKDLKGAHIAIDEIHNYASQERHSKEHIDQWKKWLGEIRKRGATVELLTQAQSKIPKVLLDESAYLIRLVDSQSRPDPFFKIELADWYEMCAAYTGIYPAAVWEIKEHRHGKTFKEESKRKWRRDSYYYRFYNSYNDTEDGEAGTGEPPPKMYQKLSFLRLHWWFLKKNFVTIFPRTIGFALVAWLALGGFVTVMHYMMDRMMATAKGVAVEKSESQSGANGLVPDDENLGEWVTIKQRKEAAEELERERARAAELEAFRNEMNQNVAEVKRRGDRIGMLFSDYAVTENGRMVRRGDDLYTYFGLKIIKEIKKDEGNVYFTDGSFTHIGYGTRRLSDKIESITNPTVQKAFDGIGPRGQETRKRSRFTNEEKRLIKLQGSRPTSLFTPIGDVKKIQENHRRRSNVDAARRDTGSN
- a CDS encoding serine/threonine protein kinase, producing the protein MAEAKTTETTEDDSMVDEYKLINLIADGTTTQIWEVKEEGATTSFVMKRLLPEPMKNPEIVATMKLEAKVAGALDHPNLIYLHKFVKSKQHVYLLMDYFRAPNLRSQLSSDRLSVQSRLRKLIESTAMALGHMHEKGWVHKDIKPENILISKSSEVKVIDFGLAVPVAKGLGKLFGKPKTVQGTRSYIAPETIKKLPLGPGADVYSLGITIFEVLTGKTPFHGENPKEVLLKHIGERPVAPSSINPNVAPEFDEFVLKMLAKKPEDRFQSMEEVVSSLRNVKMFKAEISEIIAQNKAKADQEEKESMQEKRLDSRADARLSQLVKDDPKLAAELIAQRKANTKKKPTPEPPKEKKPQPAPQQQQPPQPMPGGYPPQYQQPMYPPQPMPPGQPMPGQPMMYPPQYQGQPMPPQGYPPQGYPQQPYPPQQQPQQPPPQQQQPPQPQPGQPQPGQPAAPPPQPPPAAAPQSQAPPKPEQPPAPQQPAAQQSDDSKKQEKNDDDLPFMDELPDVI